A window of the Tunturibacter empetritectus genome harbors these coding sequences:
- a CDS encoding DUF4112 domain-containing protein produces MPFTAKPEVLSPRLKRGGKAFDDENLDLLSHVLDDFIRIPGTSIRFGLDGIVGFIPGVGDLIGGIASCIIIVAAWVRGVSYATVARMVANVAIEVVVGSVPVLGDMFDIAWRANRRNYALLVGSVDEPRKHTLQSWLFLGVLCLVLAGLVILPLLLFTWVFDGLFHALFGTSSHGLFRTL; encoded by the coding sequence AAGCTTTTGATGACGAGAATCTGGACCTGCTTTCGCATGTTCTAGACGATTTCATCAGGATTCCCGGCACCTCGATCCGCTTCGGACTTGACGGGATTGTGGGCTTCATTCCAGGCGTCGGCGACCTGATCGGCGGAATTGCCTCTTGCATCATCATCGTCGCGGCGTGGGTGCGTGGCGTCTCGTATGCTACTGTGGCGCGCATGGTGGCCAATGTGGCGATTGAGGTCGTGGTTGGGTCTGTTCCGGTTCTCGGCGATATGTTCGACATCGCCTGGCGCGCCAACCGGCGGAACTACGCTCTCCTTGTCGGCAGCGTGGATGAGCCGCGCAAACATACGCTGCAGAGCTGGCTGTTTCTTGGGGTCCTCTGTCTTGTGTTGGCCGGGCTGGTCATTTTGCCGCTCCTTCTGTTCACGTGGGTCTTTGACGGCCTCTTCCACGCGCTCTTCGGGACTAGCAGCCACGGCTTGTTTCGAACACTCTGA